A region of Streptomyces sp. TG1A-60 DNA encodes the following proteins:
- a CDS encoding SWIM zinc finger family protein, translating into MSGGEGTPGHVDGPAGKGDRPADAARRALRAARERERYGAEAGEPRGSAAARAAARPGDVAREALRKAAESRAAGAEGQAAERGAAAPTTGRDPGARPGEEAEPGARSGEDTKPGARPGDIAREALRAARDAADRARVEAEGTDAEDPGGKGGRGSRPARPGEGRGTRGGARRALGDRDEGNRARALRELLADAFQSPSEGPEPHETPTEGTDHGRARDGVTATGEGVPHAAVHDSSVHDHTAHDDPGLSLAPGGTSARREPSPAEAEPGAVSGPESAPGVDRRDSLTALPPGADHPRADRPGGPRPDSPATPRVPRTMAAPSRDGELRRTFRPFPPRPSAGEAFAGSWWGNAWVTALEKEALDPARLARGRAYADKGHVDAITVTPGLVLAYVHGSRPRPYRVQVRLRTLDDGEWDRFLDAAAEQPGHIAALLDKELPQALAGPEGGPGPAAPRGVRLLPGPGELEPRCGCPDFGHPCKHAAALCYQTARLLDEDPFVLLLLRGRGERELIDALSRRNAARAARAAQEREPAPLPGVRARDALAPRTLPPLPAPLPPPPHPEQPPAYPGGPGDPDPFALDQLATDAAARAHALLTTGRDPVAELTLWQDAVRLAAARPGSGLTAATRALYSSLAAATGRTPADLARAVAAWRQGGLEGLTVLEEPWDPPAGRFDRARPLLLAADLPAFRPWRNHLTHPRGHVQLRLGRDGLWYAYESEPGRDDWWPRGTPDLDPVGTLSGLGTTED; encoded by the coding sequence GTGAGTGGGGGAGAGGGGACGCCGGGGCACGTGGACGGACCCGCCGGGAAGGGTGACCGGCCCGCAGATGCGGCCCGCCGGGCGTTGCGGGCCGCGCGGGAACGGGAGAGGTACGGGGCCGAGGCCGGGGAGCCGCGAGGCTCGGCCGCCGCGCGCGCCGCCGCTCGGCCGGGTGACGTGGCGCGGGAGGCGTTGAGGAAGGCCGCCGAATCCCGGGCGGCGGGGGCGGAGGGCCAGGCGGCGGAGCGGGGCGCCGCCGCGCCGACGACGGGACGGGATCCCGGTGCGCGGCCTGGTGAGGAGGCTGAGCCCGGCGCTCGTTCCGGCGAGGACACCAAGCCGGGGGCTCGCCCCGGTGACATCGCACGGGAGGCATTGCGTGCCGCGCGTGACGCGGCTGACCGGGCCCGCGTCGAGGCGGAGGGCACCGACGCCGAGGATCCGGGCGGCAAGGGGGGCCGGGGTTCGCGGCCGGCCCGGCCGGGGGAGGGGCGAGGTACGCGGGGCGGTGCCCGGCGTGCACTCGGAGACCGAGACGAGGGAAACCGGGCTCGCGCCCTGCGCGAACTGCTCGCCGACGCCTTCCAGTCGCCGTCCGAAGGGCCGGAACCCCACGAGACCCCCACCGAGGGCACGGACCACGGGCGGGCCCGTGACGGTGTGACGGCCACCGGCGAGGGCGTGCCCCATGCCGCTGTCCACGACTCCTCCGTCCACGACCACACCGCGCACGACGACCCTGGCCTGTCCCTGGCCCCGGGCGGCACCTCCGCGCGGCGGGAACCTTCGCCGGCCGAAGCCGAGCCAGGGGCCGTGTCCGGCCCGGAGTCCGCCCCCGGCGTCGACCGGCGAGACTCACTTACCGCCCTGCCCCCTGGCGCCGACCACCCACGTGCCGACCGCCCCGGCGGCCCCCGACCGGACTCCCCCGCAACCCCCCGCGTCCCCCGCACCATGGCCGCCCCCTCCCGGGACGGCGAGCTGCGGCGCACCTTCCGGCCCTTCCCGCCGCGTCCCTCGGCCGGGGAGGCGTTCGCGGGGAGCTGGTGGGGCAACGCGTGGGTGACGGCCCTGGAAAAGGAGGCGTTGGACCCGGCGCGGCTGGCGCGGGGGCGGGCGTATGCCGACAAGGGGCACGTGGACGCGATCACCGTCACGCCGGGGCTGGTGCTGGCGTACGTGCACGGGAGCAGGCCTCGGCCGTACCGCGTACAGGTCCGCCTGCGGACACTCGACGACGGCGAGTGGGACCGCTTCCTGGACGCGGCGGCGGAGCAGCCGGGACACATCGCCGCCTTGCTGGACAAGGAGTTGCCGCAGGCTCTCGCCGGACCGGAAGGTGGCCCCGGACCCGCCGCACCGCGAGGCGTGCGGCTCCTGCCCGGCCCCGGAGAGCTCGAACCCCGTTGCGGTTGCCCGGACTTCGGGCACCCCTGCAAGCACGCCGCCGCGCTCTGCTATCAGACGGCGCGACTGCTGGACGAGGACCCGTTCGTGCTGTTGCTGCTGCGGGGGCGCGGCGAGCGGGAGCTGATCGACGCGTTGTCGCGGCGCAACGCGGCCCGTGCGGCACGCGCCGCTCAGGAGCGCGAGCCCGCACCGCTTCCGGGCGTGCGGGCCCGCGACGCCCTCGCCCCGCGCACCCTCCCGCCGCTGCCCGCCCCGTTGCCCCCGCCTCCGCACCCGGAGCAACCCCCGGCGTACCCGGGCGGGCCCGGCGACCCCGACCCGTTCGCGTTGGACCAGCTGGCCACCGACGCCGCTGCCCGCGCGCACGCGCTGCTCACCACCGGACGCGACCCGGTGGCCGAACTGACGCTGTGGCAGGACGCGGTACGGCTCGCCGCCGCCCGCCCCGGCTCCGGTCTCACCGCCGCGACCCGCGCCCTGTACTCCTCCCTGGCCGCCGCCACCGGCCGGACCCCCGCCGACCTGGCCCGCGCGGTCGCCGCCTGGCGCCAGGGCGGCCTCGAAGGGCTGACCGTCCTGGAGGAGCCCTGGGACCCGCCGGCCGGCCGCTTCGACCGCGCCCGCCCCCTGCTGCTCGCCGCCGACCTCCCGGCGTTCCGCCCCTGGCGCAACCACCTCACCCACCCCCGCGGCCACGTCCAGCTCCGCCTCGGCCGCGACGGCCTCTGGTACGCCTACGAGTCCGAACCCGGCCGTGACGACTGGTGGCCGAGAGGCACCCCGGACCTCGACCCGGTGGGCACGCTGTCGGGCCTCGGAACCACCGAGGACTGA
- a CDS encoding UbiA family prenyltransferase, with product MSLHPSGVPSRTTHRLPALLRSCHAEPALAVTVFVTALAAAAGRGVAGSAAVASAVLAGQLSIGWCNDAADARRDTACGRRDKPVATGELPPRTVAVAAGTALGLCVPLSLLSGIPAGAVHLVGVAAGWAYNLRWKRTVFSPLPYAVGFGSLPAFITLGLPSPSWPAWWAVAAGSLLGVGAHLLNVLPDIEDDLATGVRGLPQRLGRPACRWLAPFVMLAAVGLVVAGPPGTAETAARALAGVAGIVTVAAAVVPSGARDRWPFRVSIVVAGIAVVQLLLRGSDMA from the coding sequence GTGTCTCTCCACCCGTCTGGGGTTCCCTCACGTACGACACACCGCCTCCCCGCGCTGCTGCGCTCCTGCCATGCGGAACCCGCGCTCGCCGTGACGGTGTTCGTCACCGCCCTGGCCGCGGCGGCGGGTCGCGGGGTGGCGGGGTCGGCGGCGGTGGCCTCGGCCGTGCTGGCCGGCCAGCTGTCGATCGGCTGGTGCAACGACGCGGCCGACGCGCGGCGCGACACGGCCTGCGGGCGCCGCGACAAGCCGGTCGCCACCGGTGAACTCCCGCCCCGGACGGTGGCTGTCGCGGCCGGGACGGCTCTGGGACTGTGCGTGCCGCTGTCCCTGCTGAGCGGCATCCCTGCGGGAGCGGTGCATCTGGTGGGTGTGGCGGCGGGCTGGGCCTACAACCTGCGGTGGAAGCGCACAGTGTTCTCACCGCTGCCCTATGCCGTGGGCTTCGGCTCGCTGCCGGCCTTCATCACCCTCGGTCTGCCGTCGCCGTCCTGGCCCGCCTGGTGGGCCGTGGCAGCGGGCTCGCTGCTGGGTGTCGGGGCGCATCTGTTGAACGTCCTTCCCGACATCGAGGACGATCTCGCGACCGGTGTGCGGGGGCTGCCGCAGCGGCTGGGCCGGCCGGCCTGCCGGTGGCTGGCCCCGTTCGTGATGCTGGCGGCCGTGGGCCTGGTCGTCGCGGGGCCGCCCGGGACGGCGGAGACAGCCGCCCGGGCGCTGGCGGGGGTCGCCGGAATCGTCACGGTCGCGGCTGCGGTTGTGCCGTCGGGGGCCCGGGACCGGTGGCCGTTCCGGGTGTCGATCGTGGTGGCCGGCATCGCTGTGGTCCAGCTCCTGCTGCGGGGCTCGGACATGGCCTGA
- a CDS encoding 3-oxoacyl-[acyl-carrier-protein] synthase III C-terminal domain-containing protein: protein MRVPLIADPAPASGPAPAPGPSPATAPCRTTVPAAASIIAAVSTALPPHRYAQDDLTDAIGDLCLPSGADRAVLRRLHASAGVRTRHLALPIERYAGLGDFGRRNDAWLAAGLDLGEEALTGALKEAGLAPGDVDLLVCVSITGVAAPSLDARLAGRVGLRPDVKRLPVFGLGCVAGAAGLARVHDYLRGHPDDTAVLLTVELCSLTLQHGDDSRANLVAGALFGDGAAALVARGGGTGSGPGSAGPSVVATRSHLYPETEQLLGWDIGASGFRVVIDAGVPGVVRENLGRHLRAFLAEHGLTTDDIGTWVCHPGGPRVISAVTDTLGLPGEALDSAWHSLATVGNMSSASVLHILETIRESRRPRPGTWGLLLAMGPGFCSELVLLRW, encoded by the coding sequence ATGCGTGTCCCCCTGATCGCCGACCCCGCCCCTGCCTCCGGCCCGGCCCCTGCCCCTGGTCCTTCTCCGGCCACGGCACCGTGCCGGACGACGGTGCCCGCCGCGGCGAGCATCATCGCCGCCGTCTCCACCGCGCTGCCGCCGCACCGTTACGCCCAGGACGACCTCACCGACGCGATCGGCGACCTGTGTCTGCCGTCGGGGGCGGACCGCGCCGTGCTGCGCCGCCTGCACGCGTCCGCCGGCGTGCGCACCCGTCATCTCGCCCTGCCGATCGAGCGGTACGCCGGTCTCGGCGACTTCGGGCGGCGCAACGACGCCTGGCTGGCGGCGGGCCTAGACCTGGGCGAGGAAGCCCTCACCGGCGCGCTGAAGGAGGCGGGGCTCGCACCGGGCGACGTCGACCTGCTGGTGTGCGTGTCCATCACCGGCGTCGCCGCCCCGTCGCTCGACGCCCGCCTGGCCGGGCGCGTGGGACTGCGGCCCGACGTCAAGCGACTTCCGGTCTTCGGCCTGGGCTGCGTGGCGGGCGCCGCCGGCCTCGCCCGGGTGCACGACTACCTGCGCGGGCACCCCGACGACACCGCGGTGCTGCTCACGGTCGAACTGTGCTCCCTGACGCTCCAACACGGTGATGACTCCCGCGCCAACCTCGTCGCCGGCGCCCTGTTCGGTGATGGTGCGGCAGCCCTCGTCGCGCGAGGCGGTGGCACCGGCAGTGGGCCGGGGTCGGCCGGCCCCTCGGTGGTGGCCACGCGCAGCCACCTGTACCCGGAGACCGAACAACTCCTCGGGTGGGACATCGGAGCGAGTGGGTTCCGCGTCGTGATCGATGCCGGTGTCCCCGGCGTCGTCCGGGAGAACCTGGGCCGACACCTGCGTGCCTTCCTGGCCGAACACGGCCTCACCACCGACGACATCGGCACCTGGGTGTGCCATCCGGGAGGCCCCAGGGTCATCTCCGCCGTCACCGACACCCTCGGCCTGCCCGGCGAAGCCCTGGACTCCGCGTGGCACTCCCTCGCGACGGTGGGGAACATGTCCTCGGCCTCCGTACTGCACATCCTGGAAACCATCAGGGAGTCCCGCCGCCCCCGGCCCGGTACGTGGGGGCTGCTCCTGGCGATGGGCCCGGGTTTCTGTTCCGAACTCGTCCTGCTGCGCTGGTGA
- a CDS encoding NAD(P)/FAD-dependent oxidoreductase, whose amino-acid sequence MSGGHDLLIVGGGPAGLATALHAARAGLDTVIAEPRQAPVDKACGEGLMPGAVRALTALGLDVPGHPVTGIRYIQGSRQVQAAFRHGPGLGARRTDLHDVLHHAVLDAGVPVLPLRVGEVRQDTAGVTVPGTGLRARWLVAADGLHSPVRRSLGLDVRTHGVPRYGLRRHYAVPPWSPYVEVHWGAREEAYVTPLGPRLVGVALLTTRRAPFAAQLETFPELAARLPPEAAVTAVRGSGPLRQRARTRAHGRVLLVGDAAGYIDALTGEGISLALTGAEALVTNLRRGTPSRYEADWRHATRRHRLLTELLVRARQRPALAPHIMPTAARLPRLFTAAVNALA is encoded by the coding sequence GTGAGCGGCGGCCACGACCTGCTGATCGTCGGAGGCGGCCCGGCCGGCCTCGCCACCGCCCTGCACGCCGCGCGCGCCGGCCTCGACACCGTCATCGCCGAGCCGCGCCAGGCGCCCGTCGACAAGGCGTGCGGTGAGGGCCTGATGCCCGGCGCGGTCCGCGCCCTCACCGCTCTCGGCCTGGACGTCCCCGGCCACCCCGTCACCGGGATCCGCTACATCCAAGGATCCCGCCAGGTCCAGGCCGCGTTCCGGCACGGCCCCGGCCTCGGCGCGCGCCGCACCGACCTGCACGACGTCCTGCACCACGCAGTCCTCGACGCGGGCGTGCCCGTACTGCCCCTGCGCGTGGGGGAAGTACGGCAGGACACCGCGGGCGTGACCGTTCCGGGCACGGGGCTGCGCGCCCGGTGGCTGGTCGCCGCGGACGGCCTCCACTCACCCGTGCGACGCTCCCTCGGCCTGGATGTGAGAACCCACGGCGTACCCCGGTACGGGCTGCGCCGGCACTACGCGGTGCCGCCCTGGTCCCCGTATGTCGAGGTGCACTGGGGAGCGCGGGAAGAGGCCTACGTCACCCCGCTCGGCCCACGACTCGTCGGCGTAGCCCTGCTGACGACCCGGCGGGCCCCCTTCGCCGCCCAACTGGAGACCTTCCCCGAACTGGCCGCCCGCCTCCCGCCCGAAGCAGCCGTCACCGCGGTACGAGGCTCGGGACCGCTGCGCCAGAGAGCTCGCACCCGCGCCCACGGACGGGTACTGCTCGTCGGTGACGCCGCCGGATACATCGACGCACTGACGGGTGAGGGCATCTCGCTCGCCCTCACCGGCGCCGAGGCCCTGGTCACCAACCTGCGCCGGGGCACACCGAGCCGCTACGAAGCGGACTGGAGGCACGCGACCCGCCGCCACCGACTCCTGACCGAACTCCTGGTGAGGGCCCGCCAGCGGCCCGCGCTCGCCCCCCACATCATGCCCACCGCCGCACGCCTGCCGCGCCTGTTCACCGCGGCCGTGAACGCTCTGGCGTGA
- a CDS encoding ABC transporter permease subunit: protein MTTIAGAGTGSGGARIRASVGAAAPWLRGLAGLAGLLVLLEVLPRTPVVSAEYLPPASEIGRTLFHLLAEASFWSAFGDTLTGWGVGLAIAVAAGVVAGMVIGSMPVLRAVTASTIEFLRPIPSVALIPVAVLLYGTDLRSKLLLVVYASFWQVLIQVLAGMHDVDPVADDTARSYRLGRWGRMRHVMWPTALPYVMTGVRLGATVALVLTITAELVIGSPGLGHELAVAQTSGAVPEVYALVLVTGLLGIAINLVARAVERRALHWHQSLRREG, encoded by the coding sequence ATGACGACGATCGCCGGGGCCGGTACCGGCTCCGGCGGCGCCCGGATCCGGGCGAGCGTGGGCGCCGCAGCCCCCTGGCTTCGGGGCCTTGCCGGTCTGGCCGGTCTGCTGGTGCTGCTGGAGGTGTTGCCGCGCACGCCGGTGGTGTCGGCCGAGTACCTTCCACCGGCCTCGGAGATCGGCCGTACCCTCTTCCACCTGCTCGCTGAGGCCTCCTTCTGGAGCGCCTTCGGCGACACCCTGACCGGCTGGGGAGTGGGCCTGGCGATCGCCGTCGCGGCAGGGGTGGTGGCCGGAATGGTCATCGGCTCCATGCCAGTGCTGCGGGCGGTGACCGCCTCCACCATCGAGTTTCTGCGGCCGATCCCGTCCGTGGCCCTGATCCCCGTCGCGGTACTGCTCTACGGTACCGATCTGCGGTCGAAGCTGCTGCTCGTGGTGTACGCCTCCTTCTGGCAGGTGCTCATCCAGGTACTGGCCGGAATGCACGACGTCGACCCGGTCGCGGACGACACCGCTCGCAGCTATCGACTGGGCAGATGGGGGCGGATGCGCCATGTCATGTGGCCCACCGCGCTGCCTTACGTGATGACGGGCGTACGGCTCGGCGCCACCGTGGCACTGGTCCTCACGATCACCGCCGAACTCGTCATCGGCTCGCCCGGGCTGGGCCATGAACTCGCCGTCGCCCAGACGTCCGGCGCCGTGCCCGAGGTGTACGCACTGGTTCTCGTCACCGGGCTGCTCGGGATCGCGATCAACCTGGTGGCACGTGCGGTCGAGCGACGGGCGCTGCACTGGCACCAGTCCCTGCGCAGAGAGGGTTAG
- a CDS encoding isoprenylcysteine carboxylmethyltransferase family protein yields the protein MPWYTLLVLAVAAERAAELLVARRNAAWTLARAGVEHGRGHYPVMVVLHTGLLVCCLLEPALTDRPFLPALGWPMLALVVLAQALRWWCVTTLGPYWNTRVIVVPGARLVGAGPYRFLRHPNYVAVVVEVAALPLVHSAWLTATVFTAANAVLLTVRLRCENTALTQAVPA from the coding sequence ATGCCCTGGTACACGCTTCTCGTCCTCGCCGTCGCCGCCGAACGCGCCGCCGAACTCCTCGTCGCCCGGCGCAACGCCGCCTGGACCCTCGCCCGCGCCGGCGTGGAGCACGGCCGTGGCCACTACCCGGTGATGGTCGTGCTGCACACGGGCCTGCTCGTGTGCTGCCTGCTCGAACCCGCGCTCACCGACCGCCCGTTCCTGCCCGCTCTCGGGTGGCCCATGCTGGCGCTCGTCGTACTGGCCCAGGCCCTGCGCTGGTGGTGCGTCACCACACTCGGGCCGTACTGGAACACCCGGGTCATCGTCGTTCCCGGGGCGCGCCTGGTCGGTGCCGGCCCCTACCGTTTCCTGCGTCACCCCAACTACGTCGCGGTCGTCGTGGAGGTCGCCGCCCTGCCCCTGGTGCACTCCGCGTGGCTGACCGCGACGGTGTTCACCGCCGCCAACGCCGTACTGCTCACGGTCCGGCTCCGCTGCGAGAACACGGCGCTCACCCAAGCGGTACCCGCGTGA
- a CDS encoding ABC transporter permease, which translates to MTVLTVARRMLLVLGLPAVLFAAWWFASAGSTSFYVPPLSTILSSFGEVWTVDRLLSDVLPSLLRLTAGYLLAVLIGVGLGLVVGMSRVVRDVLEPVLELFRAIPPPVLVPVIMLFAGIGDTMKVIVIVSGCMWPVLLNTVEGVRAVDEVLSDTCRSYGVSGPSRLWHLVLRSASPQIVTGMRQALSIGIILMVISEMLASSNGLGFTIVQFQRSFAIPEMWSGVLLLGLLGFALSLLFRLVENRALAWYHGLRRAQRNP; encoded by the coding sequence ATGACCGTCCTCACCGTGGCCCGGCGCATGCTGCTCGTCCTGGGCCTGCCCGCGGTCCTGTTCGCGGCCTGGTGGTTCGCCAGCGCCGGCAGCACCAGCTTCTACGTCCCGCCGCTGTCCACCATCCTGAGCAGTTTCGGGGAGGTCTGGACAGTCGACCGGCTGCTGTCGGACGTCCTGCCCAGCCTGCTCCGGCTCACCGCGGGCTATCTTCTCGCCGTGCTCATCGGGGTCGGACTGGGCCTCGTCGTGGGCATGAGCCGGGTCGTACGGGATGTCCTGGAACCGGTCCTGGAGCTCTTTCGGGCCATCCCGCCACCGGTGCTCGTACCCGTGATCATGCTCTTCGCCGGCATCGGCGACACCATGAAGGTGATCGTCATCGTCAGCGGCTGCATGTGGCCGGTCCTGCTCAACACCGTGGAGGGCGTCCGCGCCGTCGACGAGGTGCTCAGCGACACCTGCCGTTCCTACGGCGTCAGCGGCCCCTCACGACTGTGGCATCTGGTACTGCGTTCGGCGAGCCCGCAGATCGTCACCGGCATGCGCCAGGCCCTGTCGATCGGGATCATCCTGATGGTCATCAGCGAGATGCTCGCCTCCAGCAACGGACTGGGCTTCACGATCGTGCAGTTCCAGCGTTCGTTCGCGATCCCCGAGATGTGGAGCGGCGTGCTGCTGCTCGGCCTGCTCGGGTTCGCCCTCTCGCTGCTCTTCCGACTCGTGGAGAACCGTGCCCTGGCCTGGTACCACGGTCTGCGCCGCGCCCAGCGCAACCCCTGA
- a CDS encoding ABC transporter ATP-binding protein, which translates to MLDVRNLQKTYTGRHRTVEALRDVTFHLDAGELVCLVGPSGCGKTTLLKCMAGLLAPTGGEVRLEDRPIAGPPPGMAVVFQEYGRSLFAWMDVRHNVALPLRRKKLGKAREKQLVDHALEVVGLADAHQAYPWQLSGGMQQRVAIARAIAFEPNVLLMDEPFAAVDAQTRAELEDLVRRLWRELGVTVLFVTHDIDEAVYLGQRTLILSKSPTIVLEDLAIDLPDERDQLHTRSSARFGELRAHVYEQIQRAKHRNAAADGGPGGGGQTAEPAQSDGRALQKAES; encoded by the coding sequence ATGCTCGACGTACGAAACCTGCAGAAGACCTACACCGGCCGGCATCGCACCGTCGAGGCGCTGCGCGATGTCACCTTTCACCTGGATGCCGGTGAACTGGTGTGCCTGGTCGGCCCGTCGGGCTGCGGCAAGACCACACTGCTGAAGTGCATGGCGGGCCTGCTCGCCCCCACCGGAGGCGAGGTGCGCCTGGAGGACCGTCCCATCGCCGGGCCTCCGCCCGGCATGGCGGTGGTGTTCCAGGAGTACGGCCGCTCCCTGTTCGCCTGGATGGACGTACGCCACAACGTCGCTCTGCCGCTGCGCCGGAAGAAGCTGGGCAAGGCGCGCGAGAAGCAGCTGGTGGACCACGCGCTGGAGGTGGTCGGGCTCGCCGACGCCCACCAGGCCTACCCCTGGCAGCTCTCCGGAGGGATGCAGCAGCGGGTCGCCATCGCCCGCGCCATCGCCTTCGAGCCGAACGTACTGCTCATGGACGAGCCCTTCGCGGCGGTCGATGCCCAGACACGCGCCGAACTGGAGGACCTCGTCCGGCGCCTCTGGCGTGAGCTGGGCGTCACCGTCCTGTTCGTCACCCACGACATCGACGAAGCCGTCTACCTCGGACAGCGCACCCTCATCCTGTCGAAGTCGCCCACGATCGTGCTGGAGGATCTGGCCATCGATCTGCCTGATGAGCGGGACCAGTTGCACACCCGCTCCAGCGCCCGCTTCGGTGAGCTGCGCGCACACGTCTACGAGCAGATCCAGCGGGCGAAGCACCGCAACGCCGCGGCGGACGGCGGCCCGGGCGGCGGCGGGCAGACGGCGGAACCGGCCCAGTCGGACGGACGCGCTCTGCAGAAGGCCGAGTCCTGA
- the ctaD gene encoding cytochrome c oxidase subunit I → MATHTEPVAPVPAVERRSKGQVVVSWLTTTDHKKIGHLYLITSFGFFLIGGALAMAVRAELARPGLQLVSSEQYNQAFTLHGTIMLLLFATPTFAGFANAIMPLQIGSPDVAFPRLNMLSYWFFLFGGLIVLGGLVTPQGAADFGWTAYTPLSREERSPGIGADMWIMGLALAGFGTILGAVNFITTIICMRAPGMTVFRMPIFTWNVLLTSVLVLLAFPVLAAALFALEADREFGAHVFAPENGGAVLWQHLFWFFGHPEVYIVALPFFGVVTEILPVFSRKPIFGYMGLVGATIAITGLSATVWAHHMFATGAVLLPFFSFLSFLIAVPTGVKFFNWIGTMWKGSISFEPPMLWAAGFLVTFLLGGLTGVLLASPPMDFHVTDSYFVVAHFHYVLFGTIVFAMFGGFSFWWPKMTGTMLDHRLEEIHFWTLFTGFHTTFLVQHWLGAEGMPRRYADYLAADGFTALNTLSSIGAFLLGLSTLPFLYNVWKTAKTGKKIEVDDPWGYGRSLEWATSCPPPRHNFVTLPPIRSESPAFDLHHPRLAQIEQRENVGRRDAVDAESHKGEPR, encoded by the coding sequence ATGGCGACGCATACTGAACCGGTTGCTCCGGTTCCCGCGGTGGAGCGCCGCAGCAAGGGGCAGGTGGTCGTTTCCTGGCTGACCACGACCGATCACAAGAAGATCGGTCACCTCTACCTGATCACGTCCTTCGGGTTCTTCCTGATCGGCGGGGCGCTGGCGATGGCGGTCAGGGCGGAGCTGGCCCGGCCGGGACTGCAACTGGTGTCCAGCGAGCAGTACAACCAGGCGTTCACGCTGCACGGCACGATCATGTTGCTGCTGTTCGCGACGCCGACCTTCGCCGGGTTCGCCAACGCGATCATGCCGCTGCAGATCGGCTCGCCGGACGTCGCCTTCCCCCGGCTGAACATGCTCTCGTACTGGTTCTTCCTCTTCGGCGGGCTGATCGTGCTGGGTGGCCTCGTCACGCCCCAGGGCGCCGCCGACTTCGGGTGGACCGCCTACACGCCGCTCAGCCGGGAAGAACGCAGCCCGGGCATCGGTGCCGACATGTGGATCATGGGGCTCGCGCTGGCCGGGTTCGGCACGATCCTCGGCGCGGTCAACTTCATCACCACGATCATCTGCATGCGCGCCCCCGGCATGACCGTGTTCCGGATGCCTATCTTCACCTGGAACGTGCTGCTCACCTCGGTGCTGGTCCTGCTCGCCTTCCCCGTCCTGGCCGCCGCCCTGTTCGCACTGGAGGCGGACCGCGAGTTCGGCGCCCACGTCTTCGCACCCGAGAACGGCGGGGCCGTCCTGTGGCAGCACCTGTTCTGGTTCTTCGGCCACCCCGAGGTCTACATCGTCGCCCTGCCGTTCTTCGGCGTGGTCACCGAGATCCTGCCGGTCTTCTCCCGCAAACCGATCTTCGGATACATGGGACTGGTCGGCGCCACCATCGCCATCACCGGCCTGTCCGCGACCGTGTGGGCCCACCACATGTTCGCCACCGGCGCGGTACTGCTGCCGTTCTTCTCCTTCCTGAGCTTCCTCATCGCCGTGCCCACCGGGGTGAAGTTCTTCAACTGGATCGGCACGATGTGGAAGGGCTCGATCTCCTTCGAACCGCCGATGCTGTGGGCGGCCGGCTTCCTCGTCACCTTCCTCCTCGGCGGCCTCACCGGCGTCCTGCTCGCCTCACCGCCGATGGACTTCCACGTCACCGACAGCTACTTCGTCGTCGCCCACTTCCACTACGTGCTCTTCGGCACCATCGTCTTCGCGATGTTCGGCGGGTTCAGCTTCTGGTGGCCGAAGATGACCGGCACCATGCTCGACCACCGCCTGGAGGAGATCCACTTCTGGACCCTGTTCACCGGCTTCCACACCACCTTCCTCGTCCAGCACTGGCTCGGCGCAGAAGGCATGCCCCGCCGCTACGCCGACTACCTGGCCGCCGACGGCTTCACCGCCCTCAACACCCTCTCCTCCATCGGCGCCTTCCTCCTCGGCCTGTCCACCCTGCCGTTCCTCTACAACGTGTGGAAGACCGCCAAGACCGGCAAGAAGATCGAGGTCGACGACCCCTGGGGCTACGGCCGGTCCCTGGAATGGGCCACCTCCTGCCCTCCCCCGCGCCACAACTTCGTCACGCTGCCACCCATCCGTTCCGAATCCCCCGCCTTCGATCTGCACCACCCCAGGCTGGCGCAGATCGAACAGCGTGAGAACGTGGGCAGGCGCGACGCCGTGGACGCCGAGAGCCACAAGGGCGAACCGCGGTGA